GGGCGAACGCCGCCCCCCCGGCGCGGCCGTCGAAGCCGACGGCGACGGCGCGCCCGCCGGCCGCGCGGACGTGTTCCGCGGTGGCGTGCGCGGCGCGCGCGACGTTCGCGTGCGTGAAGCGGCCGTCCATGCGGTCGCGCCAGCCGTCGGTCCCGAACCGGAGTGCGTCCATGCGGAGGTTGTACCGCGGCGGGCGCGGTCGCGCCGGGGCGGGCGCCCTAGCGCCGTGGCGGGCGCGCCTCGGGCGGCGGTCCGCCCTCCTCGGGCACGTCGCGCCACACCGACCGCAACCAGGAGCGGGCGTGGTGGGGCACCCCGCGCAGCGCGACGGTGAGGCCGGCGGCTTCGGCGTCCTCGAGCGCTTCGCGGATCGAGGTGGCGGCGGTCCAGTCGACGCGGCCGCAGGCGGAGAGGTCGACGACGAGGCGGTGCGCCTCGGGGTGGTCGGCCAGCAGGTCGGGGACGCGCTCCTCGATGCGGGCGGCGCTGCCGTACCAGAGCACCCCGCGGGGGGTGAGCGTCAGGACGCCGGCCTCGGCGGCGTCGTCGATGCGGAGTTGTTGTTCGCGGCGCAGGTGCTGCCCGACCGCCAACAGCACGCCGATCAGGACCGCCTCCTCGATGTGCGGGGCGAGGGCGAGGGTGAGGAGGAACGTCGCGAGGGCGATGACGCCCTGCGAGCGGCTGTCGCGCAGCACGCCGATCACGTCGCCGGGCCGCACGAGGCTGGCGACGGCGGCGAGGATGACGCCGGCCAGGGTCGCCTGCGGGAGCGGCGCCAGCCAGGGGGTGAAGGGCAGCGCGGCGAGGAGGGCGACGGCGGTCGCGACGCTCGCCCACCGCGTCCGGGCGCCGGCGAGGCGGGCGACGGCGCTGCGCGAGAAGCTGGCGCCGACCGGGAACCCCCCGAAGAGGCCCGCCGCGAGGTTCGCGGCGCCCTGCGCGACGAACTCGCGGTCGGGATCCCAGCGGCGGCGGGCGCGGGCGGCGAGGTCGCGTCCGATCGAGGCGGCTTCGGCGAAGCCGACGAGGGCGAGGACGACCGCGCCGACCGCGAGGCGGGGGACCTGCCCCCACGGCAGGTCGAGGCGGGGGCGGGGCCAGGCGTCGGGGATGGCGCCGACCACCGGGCCGCCGTAGGCGAGGGTCGCGGACGCCGCCGTGGAGAGGACGACGGCGGCGAGGACGCCGGGGACGAGGGGGTGGAGGCGGCGGGCGAGGACGCTGGCGAGGATCGTGCCGAGCGCGAAGGCGAGCGCGCCGGCGCTCCAGCGGTCGGGGGAGAGCAGCGCGACCGCGGCGCCGCGCAGGACGCCGCCCTCCACCTCGACGCCGAGCGCGGCGGGGAGTTGGCTGGCGGCGATCAACACCGCCGCGGCGTTCAGGAAGCCGATCCGCACCGGGCGGGAGAGGAGGTAGGCGATGCGGCCCCACCCGAGCAGCCCGATGGCGGCGCGCACCGCCCCGACGAGGAGGGCGAGGAGGGCGGCGGCGCCGACCCATTCGGGGCTGCCGGGCGTCGCGACGGCGGACAGCGTCCCGAAGGCGAGGAGGCTGGTGGTGGCGACGGGGCCGACCTGGAGTTCACGGGCGGACAGGAACGCCGCGGCGGCGAAGAGGGCGGGGACGGTGGCCCACAGGCCGGCGACG
This genomic stretch from Trueperaceae bacterium harbors:
- a CDS encoding SulP family inorganic anion transporter; the protein is MTRDAPARSPERPRWGDLAAGLTVAAIALPQALAYAELAGMPPVAGLWATVPALFAAAAFLSARELQVGPVATTSLLAFGTLSAVATPGSPEWVGAAALLALLVGAVRAAIGLLGWGRIAYLLSRPVRIGFLNAAAVLIAASQLPAALGVEVEGGVLRGAAVALLSPDRWSAGALAFALGTILASVLARRLHPLVPGVLAAVVLSTAASATLAYGGPVVGAIPDAWPRPRLDLPWGQVPRLAVGAVVLALVGFAEAASIGRDLAARARRRWDPDREFVAQGAANLAAGLFGGFPVGASFSRSAVARLAGARTRWASVATAVALLAALPFTPWLAPLPQATLAGVILAAVASLVRPGDVIGVLRDSRSQGVIALATFLLTLALAPHIEEAVLIGVLLAVGQHLRREQQLRIDDAAEAGVLTLTPRGVLWYGSAARIEERVPDLLADHPEAHRLVVDLSACGRVDWTAATSIREALEDAEAAGLTVALRGVPHHARSWLRSVWRDVPEEGGPPPEARPPRR